One window of the Triticum dicoccoides isolate Atlit2015 ecotype Zavitan chromosome 3B, WEW_v2.0, whole genome shotgun sequence genome contains the following:
- the LOC119277409 gene encoding trans-cinnamate 4-monooxygenase → MDFVFVEKLLAGLLAAVVGAIVVSKIRGRKLRLPPGPFPVPIFGNWLQVGDDLNHRNLAAMARKFGEVFLLRMGQRNLVVVSSPPLAREVLHTQGVEFGSRTRNVVFDIFTGEGQDMVFTVYGDHWRKMRRIMTVPFFTNKVVQQYRPGWEAEAAFVVDNVRADPRAATEGVVLRRHLQLMMYNNMYRIMFDRRFESMDDPLFLRLRALNGERSRLAQSFEYNYGDFIPILRPFLRGYLRLCKEVKETRLKLFKDYFLDERKKLVSTKAMDNNGGLKCAIDHILEAEQKGEINEDNVLYIIENINVAAIETTLWSIEWGLAELVNHPEIQQKLRDEMDAVLGAGHQITEPDTHKLPYLQAVIKETLRLRMAIPLLVPHMNLHDAKLAGYNIPAESKILVNAWFLANNPEQWKRPDEFRPERFLEEEKHVEANGNDFRYLPFGVGRRSCPGIILALPILGITIGRLVQNFVLTPPPGQDKLDTTEKGGQFSLHILKHSTIVAKPRVF, encoded by the exons ATGGACTTCGTCTTCGTGGAGaagctcctcgcgggcctcctcgcggCCGTGGTGGGCGCCATCGTGGTGTCCAAGATCCGGGGCCGCAAGCTGAGGCTGCCGCCGGGCCCCTTCCCGGTCCCCATCTTCGGCAACTGGCTGCAGGTCGGCGACGACCTGAACCACCGCAACCTGGCGGCGATGGCCCGCAAGTTCGGCGAGGTCTTCCTCCTCCGCATGGGCCAGCGCAACCTGGTGGTGGTCTCCTCTCCGCCGCTCGCCCGCGAGGTGCTCCACACGCAGGGCGTGGAGTTCGGGTCCCGCACCCGCAACGTGGTGTTCGACATCTTCACGGGCGAGGGCCAAGACATGGTGTTCACCGTGTACGGTGACCACTGGCGCAAGATGCGGCGCATCATGACGGTGCCCTTCTTCACCAACAAGGTGGTGCAGCAGTACCGGCCCGGGTGGGAGGCCGAGGCGGCCTTCGTCGTCGACAACGTCCGCGCCGACCCCAGGGCCGCCACCGAGGGCGTCGTGCTCCGCCGCCACCTGCAGCTCATGATGTACAACAACATGTACCGCATCATGTTCGACCGGCGGTTCGAGAGCATGGACGACCCGCTGTTCCTCCGGCTCCGGGCGCTCAACGGCGAGCGCAGCCGCCTCGCGCAAAGCTTCGAGTACAACTACGGCGACTTCATCCCCATCCTCCGCCCCTTCCTCCGCGGCTACCTCAGGCTCTGCAAGGAGGTCAAGGAGACCCGCCTCAAGCTCTTCAAGGATTACTTCCTGGACGAGAGGAA GAAGCTGGTGAGCACCAAGGCCATGGACAACAACGGTGGGCTCAAGTGCGCCATTGATCACATCCTGGAGGCTGAGCAGAAGGGGGAGATCAACGAGGACAACGTCCTCTACATCATCGAGAACATCAACGTCGCAG CGATCGAGACGACGCTGTGGTCGATCGAGTGGGGGCTGGCGGAGCTGGTGAACCACCCGGAGATCCAGCAGAAGCTTCGCGACGAAATGGACGCGGTGCTGGGCGCGGGGCACCAGATCACGGAGCCGGACACGCACAAGCTCCCCTACCTGCAGGCGGTGATCAAGGAGACGCTCCGGCTGCGCATGGCCATCCCGCTGCTGGTGCCCCACATGAACCTCCACGACGCCAAGCTCGCCGGCTACAACATCCCCGCCGAGAGCAAGATCCTCGTCAACGCCTGGTTCCTCGCCAACAACCCGGAGCAGTGGAAGCGGCCCGACGAGTTCCGGCCGGAGCGCttcctggaggaggagaagcacgtGGAGGCCAACGGCAACGACTTCAGGTACCTGCCCTTCGGCGTCGGCCGCCGGAGCTGCCCCGGCATCATCCTCGCGCTGCCCATCCTCGGCATCACCATCGGCCGCCTCGTCCAGAACTTCGTGCTCACGCCGCCGCCCGGCCAGGACAAGCTCGACACCACGGAGAAGGGCGGCCAGTTCAGCCTCCACATCCTCAAGCACTCCACCATCGTCGCCAAGCCCAGAGTGTTCTAG